TTTTTATCTACGACAACTGTCCAGCGTTTACCTGAGCGataaggtcacacacacacacacacacacacacacacacacacacacacagtgtcacacCTGAGCAGCAGTGAATGGAGATAAGCTGCAGGTATGTGTGAGTGTAGATCATGCAGGAGATGTCACGCTCACTCACTCCCTTGATGactaagctgtgtgtgtgtgtgagtgtgagtgtgagtgtgtgtgtgtgtgtgtgtttagttaacGTTGGTCTCTTTCAGCTGGTCGAACAATCCCAGAATTCCTCTGTTTACTCAACATTGTCTGCAGAGTCTTAAAATACCAAGAGGACGACCCGTCTAAGAAAACAagccaggacacacacacacatgttgctataaacatgtaaacatacacacacacatgcaaacacacacacacagagagacacacacacacacacacacacacacacacagagacatgtatgtatttatttaacggACTGAGGGAGGTTGTCTTCTTtgtaacttttcttttctgtgcagCGTTCACTAAACAGCAGAAATCCtaataactcacacacacactgagtttaTGCTCCCCTCAGTAAtagactgtgagtgtgtgtgtgtacaaagaTTTCCCTGGTATTTCCAACAGCTGGATCCAGTTAGTCCCTCAGCCAGAGCTTCCTCGGGCCTCagagtgggtggggggggggatgaggctgcattgttgtgtgtgtgtgtgtgtgtgtgtgtgtgtgtgtgtgtgtgtgtgtgtgtgtgtgtgtgtgtgtgtgtgtgtgtgtgtgtgtgtgtgtgtgtgtgtgtgtgtgtgtgtgtgtgtgtgtgtgtgtgtgtgtgtgtgtgtgtgtgtgtgtgtgtgtgtgtgtgtgtgtgtgtgtgtgtgtgtgtgtgtgtgtgtgtgtgtgtgtgtgtgtgtgtgtgtggcgctGCACATTCAGGGTTTCCTCGTCTGAATGGAAACAAGTTGAGTTCAGGTTTATTTTCATCAGAGTTCAAAGTTGAGTCTCaattaaacaacacaaagacgTTCTTACGTTACAGCGGCTCTGACCGCCACAGACGCCAcgatctacacatctgtcagaccgcCACAGACGCCACAATCTatacatctgtcagaccaccacagcaaccactatctacacatctgtcagaccgccacagcaaccacaatctacacatctgtcagaccgcCACAGACGCCAcgatctacacatctgtcagaccgcCACAGACGCCACAATCTatacatctgtcagaccaccacagcaaccactatctacacatctgtcagaccgccacagcaaccacaatctacacatctgtcagaccgcCACAGACGCCACGATCTACCcactgtcagaccaccacagcaaccacaatctacacatctgtcagaccaccacagcagctacaatctacacatctgtcagaccgcCACAGACGCCACAATCTatacatctgtcagaccaccacagcaaccactatctacacatctgtcagaccgccacagcaaccacaatctacacatctgtcagaccgcCACAGACGCCAcgatctacacatctgtcagaccgcCACAGACGCCACAATCTatacatctgtcagaccaccacagcaaccactatctacacatctgtcagaccgccacagcaaccacaatctacacatctgtcagaccgcCACAGACGCCACGATCTACCcactgtcagaccaccacagcaaccacaatctacacatctgtcagaccaccacagcagctacaatctacacatctgtcagaccgcCACAGacgccacaatctacacatctgtcagaccaccacagcagacacaatctacacatctatCAGACCgccacagcaaccacaatctacacatctgtcagaccaccacagctacaatctacacatctgtcagaccaccacagcaaccacaatctacacatctgtcagaccgcCACAGACGCCAcgatctacacatctgtcagaccgcCACAGacgccacaatctacacatctgtcagaccaccacagcaaccacaatctacacatctgtcagaccaccacagcaaccacaatctacacatatGTCAGACCGCCACAGACGCCAcgatctacacatctgtcagaccaccacagcaaccacaatctacacatatGTCAGACCGCCACAGACGCCACAATCTATACATccgtcagaccaccacagcaaccacaatctacacatcagTCAGACGCCAcgatctacacatctgtcagacagCCACAGACGCCACGATCTACACATCCgccagaccaccacagcaaccacaatctacacatcagTCAGACCGCCACAGATGCCAcgatctacacatctgtcagaccgcCACAGACACCACGATCTACACATCTTTCAGACCGCCACAGacgccacaatctacacatctgtcagaccgcCACAGACGCCAcgatctacacatctgtcagaccgcCACAGACGCCAcgatctacacatctgtcagaccaccacagcagctacaatctacacgtGTCAGACCGCCGATTATCAAACAACGTCTTTAAACTTTAACTGAAGATTTCCTGAACTCTCCATAGAAAGACTGATTCAGGGTGACCTCCGCTGTGACCCGGATGACCTTTTGATGAAACCTcgtaacagccaatgagagcctttaTTGAAGGGACGCCGCCCCCTGTTCTGACAGCCAATAACACGATGGCTGATATctcttgtagccaatgaaattctctGATCATGGATGTGCTGCTTCAGTACTCTGAGGAGATTTAAAGTACAAGTTCAGAACGCCATTAAAGTTTTAATAAGAGATGGTTATACCAAGACACATGAAACCCCCCCACTGAGCTGGAATGGAACGATCCCCGTGCTTGACTGTCAgactgaaaaatattttaaaatctgtaaactTTAAACTTCTGAATGAAGATTGTTTtagatctgtttttaaaaagtctctctctctgtctctctctctctgtctgtctgtctgtctgtctctctctctctctgtctctctctgtctgtctgtctgtctctctctctgtctctgtctgtctctctctgtctctgtctgtctctctctctctatctctctctctctctctgtctctctctctctctctctctctctctgtctctctctctctctctctctctctctcaacagtATCTCCCGTTTCAGTGGCCTCTGCTTGACGTCCCCCGAAGAGCCACTATGAGAGACTCTGCTACTCCCTCACACCTGGTAACAcctgctgtacacacacacacacacacacacacacaaaagagttCAGTCtgaagtgacccccccccccccccccccccccgtagcGACATTACAGAGTAGAGGCAGGATCAGCTGATGTTCAATATGAACGTACAAAGAGGTGATGAGGGCGGAGCTTAAAGTTGACCTTGACCTTAGGTTATGGTGATGTGAGCGGTGTAACCTTCACACGGCGCTCCGCTCTGACAGGTTTCATGTTTTGTCACAGGTCATCGGAGAGCATTTGATGGGTTGTGActcctgacaggaagtcagtgttATCAGTGTGCTTCCCATAAAACTACTTCCTGGATGATTTCTACTtccttcaaaaacaaagatcatcTTGAAAGACGACTTTTCAAACGCCACACAAGTgatgtgaaaaaacacaacGTCCCGTATCAGCTGACCCCGCCCTCTGATTCACCTGTTATCTCTACCTGTAGACATTAATCACTGTGACATAACGACTGAGTGATCGCCCACTGTGTGTGCAGTTGAGGTGAAACAGTGCCACCTGGTGGACAGACAGCGTCACTGCAGCTTCAcctgctctctgtttgtttacagtccaaCAACGTGCAGCTGGTGCAGCACCCTCACATGTCACACCTGCACCCTCTGCTGTCCTACAGCCCCGAGCCCTTCTCTCCTCAGAGGGCCTCACCCGGCTTCTCACCTGACTCAggtaagccccgcctcctcacCTGAGCTCTGCATCGAACCCCCACTAAACACTGATCAATGTGACCCGTGTGATTCTCACCTCAGCAGCAGGCATGTCGAGGACGCCCCACACCCCCTGCTACCCGGTCTCACCAGGAGGAATGGCTCAGATCCCCGCCCCCTTCGGATGGCTgtgagtaaaacacacacactcagagatacacacacatacatacatacacacacacacacacacacacacacacacacatacatacatacacacacacacatacacacacacacacacacactcatacacacacacacacacacacacacacacacacacacacacacacacacacacacacacacacatacacacacacacacacacatacatacatacacacacatacatacatacacacacacacacacacatacatacacacacatacatacacacacacacacacacacacacacacacatacacacacacacacacacatacatacatacacacatacacacacacacacacacacacacacacacacacacatacacacacacacacacacatacatacatacacacacatacatacacacacacacacacacatacatacatacacacacatacatacatacacacacacacacacatacatacacacacatacatacatacatacacacacacacacacacactcatacacacacacacacacacacacacacacacacacacacacacacacacacacacacacacatacacacacacacacacacatacatacatacatacatacatacatacatacacacacacacacacacatacatacatacacacacacacacacatacatacatacacacacacacatacacacacacacacacacacacacacacacacacatacatacatacatacatacacacacacacacatacatacacacacacacatacatacatacatacacacacatacatacatacacacatacatacatacatacatacatacacatacatacatacatacacacacatacatacatacatacatacacacacacacatacatacatacatacacacacatacatacatacacacatacatacatacatacatacacatacatacatacatacacacacacacacatacatacatacgtacacatacatacatacatacatacatacacacacatacatacacacatacatacatacatacatacacatacatacatacacatacatacatacatacacatacatacatacacacacatacatacatacacatacatacatatacatacacatacatacatacatacatacacatacatacatacacatacatacatacacacacatacatacatatacatacacatacatacatacatacatacacatacatacatacacacacatacatacatatacatacacatacatacatacatacacatacatacatacacatacatacatacatacacatacatacatacacatacatacacatacatacatacacatacatacatacatacacatacatacatacacatacatacatatacatacacatacatacatacatacatacacatacatacatacacatacatacatacacatacatacatacacatacatacatacatacacatacatacacacacatacatacacacatacatacatacatacatacacatacatacatacacatacatacatacatacacatacatacatacacacacatacatacatacacatacatacatatacatacacatacatacatacatacatacacatacatacatacacatacatacatacacacacatacatacatatacatacacatacatacatacatacacatacatacatacacatacatacatacacatacatacatacacacacatacatacatacacatacatacatacatacatacacatacatacatacacacacatacatacatacatacatacatacatacatacacatacatacatacacacacacacatacatacatacatacatacatacatacatacacacatacatacatacatacatacacatacatacacacacatacatacatacatacacacacacacatacatacatacatacatacacacatacatacatacacacatacatacatacatacatacacacacatacatacacatacatacatacatacacacacatacatacatacatacacacacacacatacatacatacatacatacatacatacatacatacatacatacacacatacatacatacacacatacatacatacacacatacatacatacatacatacacacacatacatacacatacatacatacatacacacacatacatacatacatacacacacacacatacatacacacacacatacatacatacatacatacatacatacatacatacatacacacacatacatacatacacacatacatacatacatacatacatacacacacacacacatacatacacatacatacatacatacacacacatacatacatacatacacacacacacatacatacatacatacatacacacacatacatacatacatacacacacacatacatacatacatacatacatacacacacatacatacatacacacacacacacacacacacatacatacatacatacacacacacatacatacatacatacatacatacatacatacacacacatacatacatacacacacacacacacacacatacatacatacatacacacacacatacatacacacacacacacatacatacacacatacacacacacatacatacacacacacacacacacacacacacatacatacacacacacacatacatacatacacacatacatacatacatacacacatacatacatacatacatacatacacacacacccatacatacacacacacacacacacacacacagacacactcagagatacatacacacacacacacacactcagagatacacacacacccatacatacacacacacacacacacacacagacacactcagagatacacacacacccatacatacacacacacacacacacagacacactcagagatacacacacacacatacatacacacacacacacacacacacacactcagagatacacacacacacacacacacacacactcagagatacacacacacccatacatacacacacacacacacacacacactcagagatacacacacacccatacacacacacccatacatacacacacacacacacacacacacacactcagagatacacacacacccatacatacatacatacacacacacacacacccatacatacacacacacacacacacactcacactcacactcacacacacactcacacacacacacacacacacacactcagagatacacacacacacatacacacacacacacacacacacacacacacacagagacacacaaactcactgtTCAAAGcttcatgtgactgcaggataattctgtgtgtgtgtgtgtgtgtgtgtgtgtgtgtgtgtgtgtgtgtgtgcaggcagggACAGTCTTTGTATCCCATCACGGGGGGGTTCTCACCTGCTGCTCTCGCCATGAATGCCCCCATGTCCAGGTGAGTGTTTGTTGATGTCGGCCAGCGGCGccccttgtttgtttgtttgtttgtttgtttgtttgtttgttaactaaatcaaaaacatgaacagagaagagggggggagacTGACTCAGGACGTTTCTGTTCCTGGTTTAGTTTGATCGCTCGTCGTTAGCCGTGTAGTGAACAGAATATTCTGACTCTATACTCAAAATCaaataacgtgtgtgtgtgtgtgtgtgtgtgtgtgtgtgtgtgtgtgtgtgtgtgtgtgtgtgtgtgtgtgtgtgtgtgtgtgtgtgtgtgtgtgtgtgtgtgtgtgtgtgtgtgtgtgtgtgtgtgtacattgtgtgtacattgtgtgtgtgtgtcagcttcTCTCCACGTCTGATGCAGACCCCCCAGTCGTCCATCCCTCACCCCGCCATCGTCCCGTCAGCGGTGAAACAGGAGCCCTCGGGGAGCGGCCAGCCGGGGTACATAACTCTACATAGATATAAATCATATAGATCATATATTATCTGTTTCAGTCTGTTACTGTGTTACTGTTCTCACCCCCCTGTCACCATGGTaacctgtgatgtcactgacaaCAGGACGTCTGTGGCGGACGCTCAGCAGgcggagagagaagaagagaagaagccACACATCAAGAAGCCGCTGAACGCCTTCATGCTGTACATGAGGGAGGAGAGGCCGAGGGTGGTGGCCCAGTGCAAAGTGAAGGAGAGCGCCACCATCAACCAGATCCTGGGACAGCGGGTCAGTGAGCACGGCGGCGTCGAGCACACATGAACACGACTCGTTTTATTACAAAGATTCAGAAGtatatcaaaacacaaaacgtCTCTTTCATGAAGTGGACAGACTCGACATGTGACCTTATAAATCATCAGAGACGCACCTCGCCGTGTTAACCTCGACGGCCCGTTACTGTCGCTCGTGTAGACGCGTGCGTGGACAGAGGGCGCTCGACAAGGCGCTGGACTGACCTAATGGCGTCACACCCAGTTTATAACGATCCTCTTGTGAGTTGTCAACATGTCGGACGCCTCCAGCgtttcctttgttttgttcGTAAACACCTGACGATGACATCACACTAGGtgacaacatgtttacagatggAATACAGCTTCAACGTTACTGTTGATGctcgtagcagccatgttggattttaactcgtTCCGACTTCAGGCGGGCGCTCCTTCGTATCAGACCAACGAGATCACATTGAACGCACCTTAAGGCAGGCAGGCCGGGCTCGACCTGCTGCGACCTTTAACCCCattaacagtaaaaacaaaattaaaatctgaCTGTCAAGAATCTGTACAGAagctaactgtgtgtgtgtgtgtgtgtgtgtgtgtgtgtgtgtgtgtgtgtgtgtgtgtgtgtgtgtgtgtgtgtgtgtgtgtgtgtgtgtacagtggcATTCACTGACCAAAGAGGAACAGGCCAAATATTACGAGATGGCTCGTAAAGAAAGACTCCTCCACTCCAAACTTTACCCCGGCTGGTCGGCTCGAGACAACTACGTGAGTACACCTGCTGTTGACATGtttccatcactgctgcatgtttacatgtttacatcactgctgcatgttgacatgtttccatcactgctgcatgtttacatcactgctgcatgtttacatgtttacatcactgctgcatgttgacatgtttacatcactgctgcatgttgacatgtttccatcactgctgcatgtttacatcactgctgcatgtttacatgtttacatcactgctgcatgtttacatgtttacatcactgctgcatgttgacatgtttacatcactgctgcatgttgacatgtttccatcactgctgcatgtttacatcactgctgcatgtttccatcactgctgcatgtttacatatttacatcactgctgcatgttgacatcactgctgcatgtttacatatttacatcactgctgcatgttgacatgtttccatcactgctgcatgtttacatcactgctgcatgtttacatcactgctgcatgtttacatgtttacatcactgctgcatgtttccatcactgctgcatgtttacatgtttacatcactgctgcatgttgacatgtttccatcactgctgcatgtttacatgtttacatcactgctgcatgttgacatgtttccatcactgctgcatgtttacatgtttccatcactgctgcatgtttacatgtttacatcactgctgcatgttgacatgtttccatcactgctgcatgtttacatcactgctgcatgtttacatgtttacatcactgctgcatgtttacatgtttacatcactgctgcatgttgacatgtttacatcactgctgcatgttgacatgtttacatcattgctgcatgtttacatcactgctgcatgtttacatcactgctgcatgtttacatgttgacatgtttacatcactgctgcatgttgacatgtttacatcactgctgcatgtttacatcactgctgcatgtttacatgttgacatgtttacatcactgctgcatgtttacatcactgctgcatgtttacatgttgacatgtttccatcactgctgcatgtttacatgtttacatcactgctgcatgttgacatgtttccatcactgctgcatgtttccatcactgctgcatgtttacatgtttccatcactgctgcatgtttacatgtttacatcactgctgcatgttgacatgtttacatcactgctgcatgttgacatgtttccatcactgctgcatgtttacatcactgctgcatgtttacatgtttacatcactgctgcatgttgacatgtttccatcactgctgcatgtttacatgtttccatcactgctgcatgtttacatgtttacatcactgctgcatgttgacatgtttccatcactgctgcatgtttacatcactgctgcatgttgacatgtttacatcattgctgcatgtttacatcactgctgcatgtttacatcactgctgcatgtttacatgttgacatgtttacatcactgctgcatgtttacatgttgacatgtttacatcactgctgcatgttgacatgtttacatcactgctgcatgtttatatgttgacatgtttacatcactgctgcatgtttacatgtttacatcactgctgcatgtttacatcactgctgcatgtttacatgtttatatcactgctgcatgtttacatgtttacatcactgctgcatgtttacatgtttacatcactgctgcatgtttacatcactgctgcatgtttacatgttgacatcactgctgcatgtttacatgttgacatgtttacatgtttacatcactgctgcatgtttacatatttacatcactgctgcatgtttacatgttgacatgtttacatcactgctgcatgtttacatgtttacatcactgctgcatgttgacatgtttacatcactgctgcatgtttacatgcttatatcactgctgcatgtttacatcactgctgcatgttgacatgtttacatgtttacatcactgctgcatgtttacatgtttacatcactgctgtatgtttacatgtttacatcactgctgcatgtttacatgttgacaTCACTGctgtatgtttacatgtttacatcactgtagcatgtttacatgtttacatcactgctgcatgtttacatcactgctgcatgtttacatgtttacatcactgctgcatgttgacatcactgctgcatgtttacatcactgtagcatgtttacatcactgtagcatgtttacatgtttacatcactgctgcatgtttatatcactgctgcatgttgacATCACTgctacatgtttacatgtttacatcactgctgcatgttgacatgtttacatcactgctgcatgtttacatgtttacatcactgctgcatgtttacatcactgctgcatgtttacatcactgctgcatgtttacatgtttacatcactgctgcatgttgacatgtttacatcactgctgcatgtttacatgtttacatcactgctgcatgtttacatcactgctgcatgtttacatgtttacatcatgctcaacctgtttgtgttctctgcaggggaagaagaagaagaggaagaggagtaagagtGAAACTCAGCTCGAAGGTGAGACTATGAAACATTTTGATCTCTCGGGTCAGCCTCTAAAATCAATACCTGATTGTTTTgaagccagaagtgaccatatttggacatgaAGGCGGagcttccctccctcctcccagcTCCTAAACGAGGCAGAGGAGTCGAGGCAGCCATCATGTGCACACCTAGTTTAAAGAGAATCTGTGACCTCAGAGCAGCTAGcctgtaactgtgtgtgtgtgtgtgtgtgtgtgtgtgtgtgtgtgtgtgtgtgtgtgtgtgtgtgtgtgtgtgtgtgtgtgtgtgtgtgtgtgtgtgtgtgtgtgtgtgtgtgtgtgtgtgtgtgtgtgtgtgtgtgtgtgtgtgtgtgtgtgtgtgtgtgtgtgtgtgtgtgtgtgtgtgtgtgtttcagctcctGAAGAAGACTTCCCCCTGCAGCTGAAGAGACCTCGCGTTGCGCCCGAGGACacgcctcacacacacactgcacacacacagccccgcCCCCACATCACGCAGCCACACACCCTCtcccacctcacacacacacacctgtctcagGCAAGCCCTGCCTCCTCGCTGGACTCCCCAGCGACACCCACCACCGCGCTGGCCTCGCCCGCCGCCCCGGCCCCGACGCACACCGAGCACACACACTCGTCGTACGGCGGACACACGTCTCCATACGGCGAGCAGCTGCAGCCGCTCTCCCTCACCACCAAACCGCACCGGACCCCTTATCCTCTGAGCCGCAGCAACGTCACCCCCGGACCCTCCACgccctcctcttcctgtgaCACGCCCACCGCCTCACCCCTCATGTCCTCCTCCAGGtgttccccccctccccctcctcctatGCTCTCTCAGCCCTTCCTGATCCCGCCCCCTTCATCGTCTCACCAATCAGCAGCGAGCTCCCACAGTGCCTTGACCCAATCGCAGCCCTTCTCTCTCAGAAGAACCAATCAGCTGTGAGGCAGAGATTTAAAGAGCCCTGATTGGTTCGTACCTCTTTTTAACACTGTAaataagcttctttttttacgACCTTTTTATCGCTCTGTCACGTTTTATATTAGTATGAAGAAGACACATCATTGGTCAATATTTGACCGCCTCTCTAActccatgtcttttttttacacactcacTTTTTCTAAAGACTTTTTGATGATGATGGACTCGTTAGTA
Above is a window of Labrus mixtus unplaced genomic scaffold, fLabMix1.1 SCAFFOLD_100, whole genome shotgun sequence DNA encoding:
- the LOC132967192 gene encoding transcription factor 7-like 1-B isoform X3 yields the protein MPQLNGADGDDLGANDELIAFKDEGEQEEKRNVSAGRDLDDVKSSLVNESETNSSSDSEADRRPKINPDLETRARQSLLFEEALRRRQDGGLFTPSPYVGYPFFMFPDLCNPYLATPGARTYLPFQWPLLDVPRRATMRDSATPSHLSNNVQLVQHPHMSHLHPLLSYSPEPFSPQRASPGFSPDSAAGMSRTPHTPCYPVSPGGMAQIPAPFGWLQGQSLYPITGGFSPAALAMNAPMSSFSPRLMQTPQSSIPHPAIVPSAVKQEPSGSGQPGTSVADAQQAEREEEKKPHIKKPLNAFMLYMREERPRVVAQCKVKESATINQILGQRWHSLTKEEQAKYYEMARKERLLHSKLYPGWSARDNYGKKKKRKRSKSETQLEEDFPLQLKRPRVAPEDTPHTHTAHTQPRPHITQPHTLSHLTHTHLSQASPASSLDSPATPTTALASPAAPAPTHTEHTHSSYGGHTSPYGEQLQPLSLTTKPHRTPYPLSRSNVTPGPSTPSSSCDTPTASPLMSSSRCSPPPPPPMLSQPFLIPPPSSSHQSAASSHSALTQSQPFSLRRTNQL
- the LOC132967192 gene encoding transcription factor 7-like 1-B isoform X1, producing MPQLNGADGDDLGANDELIAFKDEGEQEEKRNVSAGRDLDDVKSSLVNESETNSSSDSEADRRPKINPDLETRARQSLLFEEALRRRQDGGLFTPSPYVGYPFFMFPDLCNPYLATPGARTYLPFQWPLLDVPRRATMRDSATPSHLSNNVQLVQHPHMSHLHPLLSYSPEPFSPQRASPGFSPDSAAGMSRTPHTPCYPVSPGGMAQIPAPFGWLQGQSLYPITGGFSPAALAMNAPMSSFSPRLMQTPQSSIPHPAIVPSAVKQEPSGSGQPGTSVADAQQAEREEEKKPHIKKPLNAFMLYMREERPRVVAQCKVKESATINQILGQRWHSLTKEEQAKYYEMARKERLLHSKLYPGWSARDNYGKKKKRKRSKSETQLEAPEEDFPLQLKRPRVAPEDTPHTHTAHTQPRPHITQPHTLSHLTHTHLSQASPASSLDSPATPTTALASPAAPAPTHTEHTHSSYGGHTSPYGEQLQPLSLTTKPHRTPYPLSRSNVTPGPSTPSSSCDTPTASPLMSSSRCSPPPPPPMLSQPFLIPPPSSSHQSAASSHSALTQSQPFSLRRTNQL
- the LOC132967192 gene encoding transcription factor 7-like 1-B isoform X2, which produces MPQLNGADGDDLGANDELIAFKDEGEQEEKRNVSAGRDLDDVKSSLVNESETNSSSDSEADRRPKINPDLETRARQSLLFEEALRRRQDGGLFTPSPYVGYPFFMFPDLCNPYLATPGARTYLPFQWPLLDVPRRATMRDSATPSHLSNNVQLVQHPHMSHLHPLLSYSPEPFSPQRASPGFSPDSAGMSRTPHTPCYPVSPGGMAQIPAPFGWLQGQSLYPITGGFSPAALAMNAPMSSFSPRLMQTPQSSIPHPAIVPSAVKQEPSGSGQPGTSVADAQQAEREEEKKPHIKKPLNAFMLYMREERPRVVAQCKVKESATINQILGQRWHSLTKEEQAKYYEMARKERLLHSKLYPGWSARDNYGKKKKRKRSKSETQLEAPEEDFPLQLKRPRVAPEDTPHTHTAHTQPRPHITQPHTLSHLTHTHLSQASPASSLDSPATPTTALASPAAPAPTHTEHTHSSYGGHTSPYGEQLQPLSLTTKPHRTPYPLSRSNVTPGPSTPSSSCDTPTASPLMSSSRCSPPPPPPMLSQPFLIPPPSSSHQSAASSHSALTQSQPFSLRRTNQL
- the LOC132967192 gene encoding transcription factor 7-like 1-B isoform X5; the encoded protein is MPQLNGADGDDLGANDELIAFKDEGEQEEKRNVSAGRDLDDVKSSLVNESETNSSSDSEADRRPKINPDLETRARQSLLFEEALRRRQDGGLFTPSPYVGYPFFMFPDLCNPYLATPGARTSNNVQLVQHPHMSHLHPLLSYSPEPFSPQRASPGFSPDSAGMSRTPHTPCYPVSPGGMAQIPAPFGWLQGQSLYPITGGFSPAALAMNAPMSSFSPRLMQTPQSSIPHPAIVPSAVKQEPSGSGQPGTSVADAQQAEREEEKKPHIKKPLNAFMLYMREERPRVVAQCKVKESATINQILGQRWHSLTKEEQAKYYEMARKERLLHSKLYPGWSARDNYGKKKKRKRSKSETQLEAPEEDFPLQLKRPRVAPEDTPHTHTAHTQPRPHITQPHTLSHLTHTHLSQASPASSLDSPATPTTALASPAAPAPTHTEHTHSSYGGHTSPYGEQLQPLSLTTKPHRTPYPLSRSNVTPGPSTPSSSCDTPTASPLMSSSRCSPPPPPPMLSQPFLIPPPSSSHQSAASSHSALTQSQPFSLRRTNQL